Proteins from a single region of Hordeum vulgare subsp. vulgare chromosome 6H, MorexV3_pseudomolecules_assembly, whole genome shotgun sequence:
- the LOC123405951 gene encoding tubulin beta-3 chain: MREILHIQGGQCGNQIGAKFWEVICDEHGIDQTGKYAGDSDLQLERINVYYNEASGGRFVPRAVLMDLEPGTMDSLRSGPYGQIFRPDNFVFGQSGAGNNWAKGHYTEGAELIDSVLDVVRKEAENCDCLQGFQVCHSLGGGTGSGMGTLLISKIREEYPDRMMLTFSVFPSPKVSDTVVEPYNATLSVHQLVENADECMVLDNEALYDICFRTLKLATPTFGDLNHLISATMSGVTCCLRFPGQLNSDLRKLAVNLIPFPRLHFFMVGFAPLTSRGSQQYRALTVPELTQQMWDSKNMMCAADPRHGRYLTASAMFRGKMSTKEVDEQMLNVQNKNSSYFVEWIPNNVKSSVCDIPPTGLSMSSTFVGNSTSIQEMFRRVSEQFTAMFRRKAFLHWYTGEGMDEMEFTEAESNMNDLVAEYQQYQDATADEEEEYEEEEDDEVAA; encoded by the exons atgagggaaATCCTGCACATCCAGGGCGGCCAGTGCGGCAACCAGATCGGGGCCAAGTTCTGGGAGGTGATATGCGACGAGCACGGCATCGACCAGACCGGCAAGTACGCCGGCGACTCCGACCTCCAGCTCGAGCGCATCAACGTCTACTACAACGAGGCCAGCGGCGGCCGCTTCGTGCCCCGCGCCGTCCTCATGGACCTCGAGCCGGGCACCATGGACTCGCTCCGCTCCGGCCCCTACGGCCAGATCTTCCGCCCCGATAACTTCGTCTTCGGCCAGTCCGGCGCCGGCAACAACTGGGCCAAGGGCCACTACACCGAGGGCGCCGAGCTCATCGACTCCGTCCTCGACGTTGTCCGCAAGGAGGCAGAGAACTGCGACTGCCTGCAAG GATTTCAAGTCTGTCACTCTCTGGGAGGAGGAACTGGTTCTGGTATGGGTACACTGCTCATCTCCAAGATCAGGGAGGAGTACCCTGATAGGATGATGTTGACATTCTCTGTTTTCCCATCGCCAAAGGTGTCTGACACTGTGGTCGAACCTTACAACGCTACACTCTCAGTACACCAACTTGTTGAGAATGCCGATGAGTGCATGGTGCTCGACAATGAGGCTCTCTATGACATCTGCTTCCGCACCCTGAAGCTTGCCACACCCACAT tTGGTGATCTAAACCATCTTATTTCTGCAACAATGAGTGGTGTCACTTGCTGCCTCCGCTTCCCCGGCCAGCTGAACTCTGACCTCCGGAAGCTCGCAGTCAACTTGATCCCATTCCCTCGCCTCCATTTCTTCATGGTTGGCTTTGCACCACTGACCTCAAGGGGTTCTCAACAGTATCGCGCCCTCACTGTTCCTGAGTTGACCCAGCAGATGTGGGACTCAAAGAACATGATGTGTGCTGCTGACCCGCGCCACGGTCGGTACCTCACAGCCTCTGCCATGTTCCGTGGTAAGATGAGCACAAAGGAGGTGGACGAGCAGATGCTGAACGTCCAGAACAAGAACTCGTCCTACTTCGTTGAGTGGATACCCAACAATGTCAAGTCAAGCGTGTGTGACATCCCTCCCACAGGCCTGTCAATGTCGTCCACCTTTGTTGGCAACTCCACCTCCATCCAGGAGATGTTCCGCCGTGTGAGCGAGCAGTTCACGGCCATGTTCAGGAGGAAGGCTTTCTTGCACTGGTACACCGGGGAGGGCATGGACGAGATGGAGTTCACCGAGGCCGAAAGCAACATGAACGATCTGGTTGCTGAGTACCAGCAGTACCAGGATGCCACAGCCGACGAGGAGGAAGagtacgaggaggaggaggatgatgaggtTGCTGCCTAA